In one Lycium barbarum isolate Lr01 chromosome 7, ASM1917538v2, whole genome shotgun sequence genomic region, the following are encoded:
- the LOC132604506 gene encoding acetate--CoA ligase CCL3, whose amino-acid sequence MAMRDIDDLPKNKANYTALTPLWFLERAATVFPNRKSLIHGSVEYTWQQTYQRCRQLASALNKRSVTFGSTVAVIAPNVPALYEGHFGIPMAGAVINAVNVRLNAQTIAFLLGHCSAAVVMVDQEYFPLAEEALKVWENNSKGKFKAPLLIVIADRNCDPIPVQYALEKGAIEYEKFLETGDPDFSWKPPEDEWQSIALGYTSGTTASPKGVVLHHRGAYLMAMSNAVIWSMQEGAVYLWTLPLFHCNGWCFVWTLAAICGTNICLRQVTAKAVYSAIAHLGVTHFSAAPVVLNTIVNAPKEETILPLPRLVHVSTAGASPPPSVLAAMSQRGFRVLHTYGLSETYGPSTLCTWKPEWDLLPPDVQARLHARQGVRYVGLEHLDVVSTKDMTPVPADGKTVGEIVFRGNVVMKGYLKNPKANEEAFAGGWYHSGDLAVKHPDGYIEIKDRSKDIIISGGENISSVEVENILYLHPAILEVSVVARPDEQWGESPCAFVTLKPDVKKTDQQKLAEDIINFSRSKMPRYWVPKSVVFGPLPKTATGKIQKHLLRTKAKEMGPVKKSRL is encoded by the exons ATGGCGATGAGAGATATTGATGATCTACCAAAGAACAAGGCGAACTACACCGCTTTAACGCCGTTATGGTTTTTAGAGAGAGCTGCAACGGTGTTTCCAAATCGGAAATCTTTAATTCACGGTTCCGTTGAGTACACGTGGCAACAGACTTATCAACGTTGCCGTCAATTAGCATCGGCTCTTAATAAACGTTCCGTTACCTTTGGAAGCACG GTTGCAGTTATTGCCCCAAACGTCCCCGCTCTGTACGAAGGTCATTTTGGAATTCCAATGGCGGGAGCTGTTATAAATGCTGTCAATGTCCGTCTAAATGCACAAACAATTGCTTTTCTTTTGGGTCATTGCTCAGCTGCTGTTGTCATGGTGGATCAAGAGTATTTTCCGTTGGCCGAGGAAGCTTTAAAAGTATGGGAAAATAACAGTAAAGGAAAATTCAAGGCTCCGCTTCTGATTGTAATTGCTGATAGGAACTGTGATCCAATACCAGTCCAATATGCTCTTGAGAAAGGGGCAATTGAATATGAGAAATTCCTAGAAACTGGCGATCCAGACTTTTCATGGAAGCCACCAGAGGATGAGTGGCAAAGCATTGCTTTGGGCTATACTTCCGGCACAACAGCTAGTCCTAAAGGAGTGGTGCTGCACCATCGTGGCGCTTATCTTATGGCTATGAGTAATGCTGTGATTTGGAGTATGCAAGAGGGAGCTGTGTATCTGTGGACTCTACCGCTGTTCCACTGTAATGGATGGTGTTTTGTTTGGACACTTGCTGCGATTTGTGGGACTAACATATGCCTTAGACAG GTAACAGCAAAGGCTGTTTATTCAGCCATAGCCCATCTTGGTGTGACTCATTTTTCTGCTGCACCTGTGGTACTCAACACCATAGTTAACGCCCCAAAAGAGGAGACCATCCTTCCTCTGCCTCGTCTTGTGCACGTAAGCACAGCCGGTGCATCTCCTCCTCCATCTGTCCTTGCTGCAATGTCACAACGTGGCTTCCGTGTCTTACACACTTATGGCCTTTCTGAAACCTATGGCCCATCCACTCTATGCACGTGGAAGCCTGAGTGGGATTTGCTTCCCCCAGACGTCCAGGCACGTCTGCATGCACGCCAAGGTGTCAGATACGTTGGTCTGGAGCATTTAGATGTTGTCAGTACAAAAGACATGACACCTGTCCCAGCGGACGGAAAAACAGTAGGAGAGATTGTCTTCAGaggtaatgttgtaatgaaaggTTACCTGAAGAATCCTAAAGCTAACGAGGAAGCTTTTGCTGGAGGCTGGTATCATTCGGGTGATCTTGCAGTTAAGCATCCGGATGGATACATAGAAATCAAAGACAGATCAAAGGACATCATCATTTCTGGCGGCGAAAACATAAGCAGTGTAGAGGTCGAAAATATCCTGTATCTACATCCAGCAATACTAGAGGTCTCCGTGGTGGCAAGGCCCGACGAGCAATGGGGGGAATCACCGTGTGCATTCGTAACGTTAAAGCCCGACGTGAAGAAAACAGATCAACAAAAGTTGGCAGAAGATATTATCAACTTCAGTCGCTCGAAAATGCCTAGGTACTGGGTTCCAAAATCAGTTGTTTTTGGACCATTGCCTAAGACTGCTACTGGGAAAATACAAAAGCACTTGTTGAGGACCAAGGCAAAGGAGATGGGACCAGTGAAGAAGAGTAGATTGTAA